In one window of Drosophila mauritiana strain mau12 chromosome X, ASM438214v1, whole genome shotgun sequence DNA:
- the LOC117147340 gene encoding AP-1 complex subunit beta-1 codes for MTDSKYFTTTKKGEIFELKSELNNDKKEKKKEAVKKVIASMTVGKDVSALFPDVVNCMQTDNLELKKLVYLYLMNYAKSQPDMAIMAVNTFVKDCEDSNPLIRALAVRTMGCIRVDKITEYLCEPLRKCLKDEDPYVRKTAAVCVAKLYDISATMVEDQGFLDQLKDLLSDSNPMVVANAVAALSEINEASQSGQPLVEMNSVTINKLLTALNECTEWGQVFILDSLANYSPKDEREAQSICERITPRLAHANAAVVLSAVKVLMKLLEMLSSDSDFCATLTKKLAPPLVTLLSSEPEVQYVALRNINLIVQKRPDILKHEMKVFFVKYNDPIYVKLEKLDIMIRLANQSNIAQVLSELKEYATEVDVDFVRKAVRAIGRCAIKVEPSAERCVSTLLDLIQTKVNYVVQEAIVVIKDIFRKYPNKYESIISTLCENLDTLDEPEARASMVWIIGEYAERIDNADELLDSFLEGFQDENAQVQLQLLTAVVKLFLKRPSDTQELVQHVLSLATQDSDNPDLRDRGFIYWRLLSTDPAAAKEVVLADKPLISEETDLLEPTLLDELICHISSLASVYHKPPTAFVEGRGAGVRKSLPNRATGSASGAEQAENAAGSEAMVIPNQESLIGDLLSMDINAPAMPSAPAATSNVDLLGGGLDILLGGPPAEAAPGGATSLLGDIFGLGGATLSVGVQIPKVTWLPAEKGKGLEIQGTFSRRNGEVFMDMTLTNKAMQPMTNFAIQLNKNSFGLVPASPMQAAPLPPNQSIEVSMALGTNGPIQRMEPLNNLQVAVKNNIDIFYFACLVHGNVLFAEDGQLDKRVFLNTWKEIPAANELQYSLSGVIGTTDGIASKMTTNNIFTIAKRNVEGQDMLYQSLKLTNNIWVLLELKLQPGNPEATLSLKSRSVEVANIIFAAYEAIIRSP; via the exons ATGACTGATTCCAAGTACTTCACCACCACCAAGAAGGGCGAGATCTTCGAGCTCAAGTCGGAGCTGAATAACGACAagaaggagaagaagaagGAGGCGGTGAAGAAGGTGATCGCCAGCATGACCGTGGGCAAAGACGTGTCCGCTCTCTTCCCGGACGTAGTAAACTGCATGCAGACGGACAACCTGGAGCTGAAGAAGCTGGTCTACCTTTATCTGATGAACTACGCCAAATCGCAGCCGGACATGGCCATCATGGCGGTGAATACGTTCGTGAAGGACTGCGAGGACTCCAATCCGCTGATCCGGGCGCTGGCCGTGCGCACCATGGGCTGCATTCGGGTGGACAAGATCACCGAGTACCTGTGCGAGCCGCTGCGCAAGTGCCTAAAGGACGAGGATCCGTATGTGCGCAAAACGGCCGCCGTGTGCGTAGCCAAGCTGTACGACATTTCGGCCACAATGGTGGAGGACCAAGGCTTCCTGGATCAGCTGAAGGATTTGCTATCCGACTCGAATCCCATGGTAGTGGCCAATGCGGTGGCTGCTCTGAGCGAGATTAACGAAGCCAGTCAGTCCGGCCAGCCCCTCGTGGAGATGAACTCGGTCACCATTAATAAGCTGCTGACGGCGCTCAACGAGTGCACCGAGTGGGGCCAGGTCTTTATCCTGGACTCGCTGGCCAACTACAGCCCGAAGGATGAGCGCGAGGCGCAGTCCATCTGCGAGCGAATCACTCCGCGTCTGGCTCACGCCAACGCCGCCGTCGTTCTGAGCGCCGTCAAGGTGCTGATGAAGTTGCTCGAGATGTTGTCCAGCGACAGCGACTTTTGCGCCACACTCACCAAGAAGCTGGCTCCGCCATTGGTCACGTTGCTCTCCTCAGAGCCGGAGGTGCAGTATGTGGCCCTGCGCAACATCAATCTGATTGTCCAGAAGCGACCAGACATTCTCAAGCACGAAATGAAGGTGTTCTTCGTGAAATACAACGATCCCATCTACGTGAAACTGGAGAAGCTAGACATCATGATCCGCCTGGCCAACCAGAGCAATATCGCCCAGGTGCTTAGCGAGCTGAAGGAGTACGCCACCGAGGTGGACGTGGACTTTGTGCGCAAGGCAGTCCGCGCCATCGGGCGATGCGCCATTAAGGTGGAGCCTTCTGCCGAACGCTGCGTGTCCACGCTGCTTGATCTTATCCAGACCAAGGTCAACTACGTGGTGCAGGAGGCCATTGTGGTCATCAAGGACATCTTCCGCAAGTACCCCAACAAGTACGAGAGCATTATCAGCACGCTGTGCGAGAACCTGGACACTCTGGACGAGCCGGAGGCACGCGCATCGATGGTTTGGATCATTGGCGAGTACGCAGAGCGCATTGACAACGCTGACGAGCTGCTTGACAGCTTCCTTGAAGGATTCCAG GATGAAAATGCACAggtgcagttgcagctgctgaCGGCCGTGGTTAAGTTGTTCCTCAAGCGCCCGTCGGACACCCAGGAGCTGGTGCAGCACGTACTATCATTGGCTACCCAGGATTCGGACAACCCCGATCTGCGTGACCGTGGCTTTATCTACTGGCGTCTCCTGTCCACGGACCCGGCCGCCGCCAAGGAGGTGGTGCTGGCCGACAAGCCACTTATCTCAGAGGAGACCGACCTTTTGGAGCCGACGCTGCTGGACGAGCTCATCTGCCACATTAGCTCGCTGGCCAGCGTCTATCATAAGCCTCCCACCGCGTTTGTGGAGGGTCGCGGAGCAGGTGTGCGCAAGTCGCTGCCCAACCGAGCAACTGGATCTGCGTCTGGTGCAGAGCAAGCAGAAAACGCAGCCGGCTCAGAGGCAATGGTCATTCCCAACCAGGAGTCGCTCATTGGCGATCTGCTCTCCATGGATATCAACGCACCCGCCATGCCATCTGCTCCGGCAGCCACCAGCAATGTGGACCTTCTGGGCGGCGGTCTTGACATACTCCTCGGTGGCCCGCCAGCAGAGGCGGCTCCCGGCGGTGCCACCAGCCTGCTAGGCGACATTTTCGGACTGGGCGGAGCAACGCTATCGGTGGGTGTTCAGATTCCCAAGGTCACATGGCTGCCGGCGGAGAAGGGCAAGGGACTCGAAATACAAGGAACGTTCTCACGCCGCAACGGCGAAGTGTTCATGGACATGACTCTGACCAACAAAGCCATGCAGCCGATGACTAACTTCGCCATCCAACTGAACAAGAACAGCTTCGGCCTGGTGCCCGCGTCGCCCATGCAGGCTGCTCCCCTTCCACCCAACCAGTCGATCGAGGTCAGCATGGCCTTGGGCACCAACGGACCCATTCAGCGCATGGAGCCGCTCAACAACTTGCAGGTGGCCGTGAAGAACAACATCGACATCTTCTACTTCGCGTGCCTGGTGCACGGCAACGTGCTGTTCGCCGAGGATGGGCAGTTGGACAAGCGCGTGTTCCTCAACACCTGGAAGGAGATCCCCGCCGCCAACGAACTGCAGTACAGCCTGAGCGGTGTCATTGGCACCACCGACGGCATCGCCTCCAAGATGACCACCAACAACATCTTCACCATTGCCAAGCGTAACGTCGAGGGCCAGGACATGCTCTACCAGTCACTCAAGCTGACCAACAACATTTGGGTGCTGCTGGAGCTGAAGCTGCAGCCGGGCAACCCGGAAGCCACTCTCAGCCTCAAATCGCGCTCCGTGGAGGTGGCCAACATAATCTTCGCCGCCTACGAGGCCATCATCCGTTCGCCATAA